ATAGTGTAGTTGGATTATGGGCATTAAggaactttttaaaaaaaaattctttgtttGTTCTTCTTTCAGACAACTACTCAATTGTTTTTATGTTCACATAATTTTATGTTTATTCTAGTGGTTGTTATTTATTAACTTCTTCTACATCTTCCTTCCTTTAAGTAGGACAAAAACATTAAGGTTAGGCCACACAACTTAGATTTCAAgccttggatttgaataaaaGTTAAAGCAATTTTGTCTTCTTTTTGCTCAAATCCAACAAATTTGACCATGGTTTGAattcaaagctttcaaaaatagGGCAAGATTAAAGTACATAAAATATTCATTTAGGGCATTTTTGGTAGGAgtgagcataatttggggaaACTCGAATTAACCAACTGATATTGGTCAGTTCGGTTTGGTTAGGATTGGTCGATTTGGTTATGATTTTACAAAGTTTGGTTAATAGGTTAATCGGTCCGGTTAAGAGTAATGTTAATTCAGTTAACTGAAATAACCGatttagtaattaattaaaatttaaatataaattagcaTATGTTAATTTGTAAAGTGCAGTCCAAAGCACAACACTCATCTCAGTATGGAGTTCCCTAGAAGTAACTGACATCTGAAtagttagattatcacttgacTGGGCTATTAAGGGCATGTCAATGATTTATGTCAACTTATCAAGCTATTCAACACCCCCTTCACATGAAGAGGCAAATAGATGAACTTGAGCAGGTGCATGGACACAAACGGAACAAAGGGACCCTATGACAAAAATCATAGGAGAAGACACGGATAACATGAAATTAATCCATGATGTGCATAAATGAAATATTTGATGTCTCGTTTTATCACTTGATTTAAAAGCTTAAGTGGCTTGGCAGTGAGTCAACAAATGTATATCAAGCCATTTAACATGAACATATATTGTTCCTAAGAGATTGAATAAAAACAATGATATCTTGTTTGGGTGGGAGAGTATCTGAGAAAAACACACTTATTTACTCCTTTTTATTAATAAAAGTAATAGATGAGGTGCTTAATTAAGTTGGAATTGgtaaaaaaatctacaattatattctgtttttattaattaatttcaaattaattcagttaaatttggttaaattcggttaaccaaattacccgaaaaggtattTCGGTcaggttcggttcggtgaggcccctctattcggttggttcggttaatagttttcattaaccaaaaattttgattaattcggttaattaaccaaatttggtTGAACCGATCATTTGCTCACCCTTAATTTTTGGTTTGTTATTGCatgttatgttattattattattttttctaaagagttgagatttttttttgtcaaaaaaaataCATGTTTGATTCCACCATTTATTTGCTATTTTATAAACATGTTTTAAGGCCTAAATGAGAAAAAATTTCTAATTTTCCCTACCTTTGAATGTACTGGATAAAGATATTATGCTAGCATACTTGAATGTGATAGAGAGGTTTCTTAATGGATGAACTTCAAGCTTAGTGTGACTAATTCTTTCAGGAAATTGATTCACATGACTAATGAATAAGCGTTTTACTTATGTACTAAAaaacaatatgataataatattgaacTTACGAAGTAATGATAGTATTTTTAGCCaaatactaaaaaaatattttggtaaaatTACAACAGAAGTATTGATTTGACAAATATTATTGCAAtgataatggtaataataaataaaaatataaaattattatattaaatatgaataatattttaAAGAGCCTAAGGATGACAGGGGAGAGATTATTAGTTGGGATCTTGATCATGTTGAGAGTTTGATTACAGATTTCTATAGGAGCCTTTTTCATGAGGATGAGGGAAGAATCATGGTTAAGGGTGTCAAATATCTATTGATAAGGATGCTTGGTCAAAAAATTGAGGAAGCGAAGatcaaaaaattgatttttgagatGGATAGCGAAAAGGCTCCTAGACTAGATTGCTTTACAATATCTTCGTTTCAAGATAGTTGGGCGATATTACACGGAGATATTCTTAAAGTTTTTCTGAGTATGAATATAATTCTACTTTTATCACTTTGGTGCCTAAAAAAGAAGGTATTGTCAAGCACAAGGACTTTAAACCAATTAGTTTGGCTACTAGTATTTATAAGATCTTGGCTAAGGCGCTATCTAGAAGGTTGGCTACTGTTCTGGAGGACACTATCTCTATTAGAGTGCTTTTTATAGGCAATAGACAAATCCTAGATGCTGCCTTGATAACTAATGAGGTGGTTAAGGATGTTGTTCGAAGAAATAAGAGGTAACTTGTGTTGAAATTGAACTTTGAAAAAGCTAATGATACAATTAGCTAGAGTTTCTTAGATAAGAATTTTTGGTTAGAGGTGGGGGACATGGATTAAAAGGTGTTTATCTTCTGTGGCCTTTTTCGTATTAGAGAAGGGTGATATGTTCTCtgcctttctttttattattgtaGTGGATGGTTTGAGTAGAATGATTAGAAGAGGTATAAATAGAGTGTAGGTGGAGGGGATAAAAGTAGGTAATGAGGATTGCATCATTTCACATTCTTGGTTTGTAGATGTAATATTATTTTCCTATTAGATAATGAGGGATGCTTCTCTAACTTGTTGACTATCTTACAGATCTTCGAGAAAGCATATaggctgaaaattaatttttctaagaGTGGTCTGGTGGGTCTTCGTATTAATGTGGAGCCTTTTGTTACTCCAATGGGATGTGTTGTTTCGACTTGGCCTATTACACACTTAGGTGTCTCCTTAGGTGGTCCTAATACTAAATCCTTTTGGGACCTTGTTTTGCCTTGCAGGTTGCCTTGGAGGCTAAAGAAGATAATAATGCATTTCTTATGGTCAAGTGGGTGAGAGGGTAGTAGAGATCATATTCTAGGATGGGAGACTATGTAAGCCAACAAGGGAGGGATGCTTGGGGTCTGGGTaatttggtgtccaaaaacatcTCTTTGGTGGGGAAATGTTTTTGGTGCTTTCCTTTAGAACCTAATTCTCTTTGGTACAAGATAGTTTGAAGTAAATTTGGGATACTacaaaatgggtgggatgctagaatgggaaataatatttcttatttgagtccttggaagtttgtaTCTTAGATTTATGATTATTCCTATCCTAAAGTCTAGTATTTAATGGGAAATGGGGAGCGGATTTGTTTTTGGGAAGACCATTGGATGGGGGAAAATGCCATTGTCTATTAAATTCCGTTGTCTTTTTCAATTATCTAATCTCTAGGATACCCCTAGTTTTGTTTTCCTTCTTTTGCAAGGAGAAATGTAGTCACGAAATTTCCATTTTGGGAGAAATCTTAATGAGATTAATGAGTTATCCATTTTGACTAGGTTGCTCGATTCTTTCCATACTCATTTCGGGAGTGACAGAAGGGTTTGGAGGTTAGACACTAATAGGgatttgttgagaatttcacttatgAGTTTGCTCCACATCGGAAAAAGTGAGTAGATAATGGacgcttatatacatggtgtagtctaagacccaataggcttaagcttttaggtcaagttggtgctcacttatgtgtatcaagcctacccatggactcctccagtgctaacaagtggtattaaagccgatggttcgtaactctgggtgagcgacttCGTAAAAAGTTGAGACGTGAAATtaattctcctaacgtgctaatagttggatgaccaagtgtgtggccaaggccaataaggatcatctaggctagggatgaatccgaatagggtcaagacgtgaaaGGTAGGATTGATTCAgaggcacatggaatgcaatccgaCGCACGTAAGACGCCAGTGGTAAGATCCACTTGAGCGTTTAAGGGGGAGtagttgaaactcacaagtgagggggaaattgttgagaattccacttgtgagtttgtctcatattgaaaaatttgagtggacgatggatgcttatatacatggttgtgcccaagacctaataggcttaagcttttggattAAGtaggtgttcacccatgtgtatcaagcccacccatgggctcatCCGGTGCTAACAGGATTTCTGTTGTAAATCCTCGTTCTCTTATTTGATTCGTGACCCAATTGCCGTTGCATTCATTGATTTGGAAAACAAAAGCacccttgaaaataaaagctttCATTTGAACTGCTATATTTGAAAGAATAAATACCAACAACTTGCTTCAAAAGAGAAGACTCAATAAAACCTTGCCACCAAATATTTGTGTCCTTTGTCTAAGGAATGGAGAGACTTGTGcacatttgtttcttcattgtccTTAGATGATGGTgatttgaaataaattatttggtatagTTAGTAAGAACTAGGTTTGCTGGTCCACATTGAAGGTGTTTTTTCCCACATGCAGTAaaggaaaggataggaaagctTTATGGTGATACTCTATTATGGTTATTATTTTGTATGTTTGGCtggaaaggaatgctagaataTTTGAAGGAGTGGTTACGTCTAAAAACTTGCtttggagtatagtgatttatttctCGTTGttgatataatattatattgtaGTATGCTATGCGTGTATATATAACTCTTAATTTGGAGGTTCTTGAGAAGAACTTGATTTTTCTTACAAGGAAGAAAACACTAATTATTTATTATAAGCACGTAATAAGTGATAGGtgatataaatatttatttataattgtGCCAAATGGGGCTCTGAGACTGCAAATGGTGGATTTATTGAAAAAACTTTTACCTTATTTTTGAAGAGGttttaaatttggatttaaataagatgtaacttcaaattgtattaaaattgtcTAAATATACTTATATTTAAATTCAAGGTCTAAAATTCATACATCCAAATGCAGCATTAGACTCTTTCCAAGAATAAACTCCTTCTATCATAATTAATGTGAACTCTTCAAGTTCTAAAGTTCCCTCATACCCTTCTTTTTACTCCGTTCATAGTTGAAATGTCTTTCTTGACCCCGTGGAACGATCAATCTCACATTCATTCCATCTTTATCATCtcgtcctttttttttttttttctttataaatttcttttgctataacaTTAATTTTTGTTCACTACCATGGAGATAATACAAGGATTTGATAGCTTACAAAAAGAACGTATTGTTATCATAAACAACAGTGCAAACATTTGTGTAATTATATTAAACATGAAATGGATTCCCACAGTGAAATTTGAGAATAATCATTCCTTCTCTATTCCATGTTATGAATTGATAATttttttgcattgtcatttgtTTCATAAAGACGATACCTATTTTTTTTTCCCCAAGTTATCAAATTCCTATATTACGATAATTTTATTCCTACAGatagggaaaaatatatatatatatatatatatatatgaacataagAAATGTTCGACGACTCCACCAAATGAAACCATCCTATTATTGTGTTTGGCATAGCGCATAAGTCCCCTCATTGGGCTCTAGAACATTATAAATGAGTGTTTTCAGAGCAACAAGATCAGTTCTAGAGTATCATGCAATAACTTTGTTCCAGATTCGTACAGTTTTGACCCCCATCCTGCACCTTCCAATGTAGTTAAATAGACACCTAAGTATGGCAAGAAGGTTCTGATATATTTTAGGTTGAAATTACAATATATTACAAACAGAAAATAAAAGGATGAATCATAAATTATAATAACTCTAAATAAACATGTAAGTCAAGACAGATCACAGAATGGGAATGTAGATTTCAAAGCAATCACCAGCTACGGACGAGGTGTTGAGAGCTGCGAATATAAAGGAACCCTAAATcctcgaaaaaaaaaaagtaccaaTGCATCAAATTTGTCATAGAAGAAACTTGTGGAACCAAAACATTAAAAACTGTGTCTGTTTTGGCTAATGGCTATGGGCTCACTGTATATTATAGGTCATATAAGTCAGCCTATAACAAGAAAGACATCAGACAAAATAATGGTAAAAAAGAGTAGAGCCCAGTCTAAATCAAATTACCTAGAGCAAGCAGGACATTCTCACAACATAAGAgttttagtattatatatttgcacaaagaaatggaagaaaatgagcaacataaatcaatgcaagaagATTCAGTGGAGTCGAAGGGAGAAGTGAGATTGAAGAAACTGTATGCAAGAAATTAAGACTTTTACCCTTAAATTAATTCTTAAGTTGATTGCTGCACCTAAAGCTGAGGTTTCCCAGTGACTAAGTTTTGAACTTCCTGCAAAAGTATTCATGCTAAACATGCTTACATCAACAGCAAACAAGTAGTCAACAGTATGGAAGCCCAAAAACATAGTATTTTTTGAAGACAAATGTGTCCAATCTTGTCATACATTTTCACTGTTACCAACAGGAAACCAAACAGAAGGTAGTGAAAGACCACACATCAAGAAACAGGTCCAAGGAAGTCACCCTCCAGGCTAACCAATGCCTGGAATTCTCTTTCTGCCTCCAACCACTTCGTCCCAATCACAATGAAACGAACCACCACATCTTTCTCAATCCTTGACATCTTCTCATTCATAAAGATTGGATTTTCCCCTGGAACATATTGGTAATCTCGCATTTTCTGATTCGAGAGGTAAATATTTTCAACAGGACCACACCTAAGGATTACCCCATGCTTCATAATCTTGTGCACAATTCCCTCGAGGATCTCTCCCCGGAAAAGCTTGAAGGTCATACAGGTGAAGACAACAGGAAAGAGAACATCACCAGTGTGCTGTCTCACTTTTCCTTCCCCTACACTGTCCAGAGTTGTTACAGCAAGAAAATAGCCCATATCTTTGGTGGCCTTCTTGGTCGCAAATT
This genomic stretch from Malania oleifera isolate guangnan ecotype guangnan chromosome 3, ASM2987363v1, whole genome shotgun sequence harbors:
- the LOC131150718 gene encoding DNA-directed RNA polymerase V subunit 7, whose protein sequence is MFLTVQLPWNVIIPAESLDAKGLMLQRAIVIRLLDEFATKKATKDMGYFLAVTTLDSVGEGKVRQHTGDVLFPVVFTCMTFKLFRGEILEGIVHKIMKHGVILRCGPVENIYLSNQKMRDYQYVPGENPIFMNEKMSRIEKDVVVRFIVIGTKWLEAEREFQALVSLEGDFLGPVS